The genomic window GACATTCATGAAAACATTCCCGCCCAGATCCTGACCAAGCGGTTGCCCTTCAAGAAACTGGTCGCCCGACTGGCGCAGGTAGTCATCAACGCCGCTGAACGTGCCGGCCGCATAACGTTGGCCGAGCCTGGCTATTGCGACCTATTCAGCGCCGATCATCCCGTGTTCGAGAATTACCCGCGTTGGGAATCGTTGCCCGACCCCGGAGATAGCGACGGTTCCGTCGTGTACATCGGTGATATCACCGAACAGCGTGGAGCGCTCGATCTGGCCGAAGCGACTGGGGCAGCGGGACTCAATCTCGTCATGGTTGGGCGCTGTTCGCCAGATCTAGCCGTTGCCATCGAAGAATCGGTAATCAGCGCCGGAGGTACGGTTGAGATGACCGGCCGGTTGCCCTGGCGTGCGGCGATGCAGCGACTGGCGACGGCGGCCGTCGCCGTCTCTCCTTTGAGGAATACTCCGAACTATCGCAACTCCTTGCCGACCAAAGTTCTTGAGTATCTCGGGATGGGCGTTCCGGTGGTTGCGACGGACCTGCCAGGGACCGCGCAAGTACTACGGGGGCGTCCGGGAGTGTGGCTCGTCCCGGCCAGCGATGTAGTCGCGCTCAGAAATGCCATTCTCGACGCCAACAACGAGGTGTCGCGGGATGCCGCCCGGGCGGCTGTCGAAATCATACGGTCGGAGTACGAATGGCCAACCGAGCGGGTACGGCGGTTTTATTCTGGAGTGGCCGGTCTGCCGGGAATGGATCCTGATAGGTAACCGAAGCCCCAGCTGAGGTGCATTGTGGCGATGGCAGCCGGCATCAGGAGCGCCGCCGAACGGCGGGTCTTGATCGCGGTGACGATTGTCGCACTGGCCAAGGCCAACAAGTAGATGAGCGGGATTACGACTGCCAGTCGCCACCACGATGTAAAGGCGAGGCCGCCCGATGCCGCCAGGGCAAGGACAAGTACCGGTGCGGCCAACTGCCGGACTCGGATCGAGTCGGGATGGCGACGGTGAACCACCCGTTTCCAGGACCCGTATTGGAAGTACTGACTCGCCAGCGATGTGAGGGACGAGCGAGGCCGGTATTCGACCGCCAGGCGTGGATCGAAGTACACGATGCCGCCCGCCTGCCGAAGGCGGATATTGAGTTCGTAATCCTGGTTGCGAATCAGGCTTTCGTCGAAGAGCCCAACGCTCTCGACAGCTTCTTTATCGAATACCCCCAGGTATACGGTGTCGGTCGGGCCCGCTTCGCCGCCATAGTGGAAATTGGCATCCCCCACTCCCAGGCGATTCGACATGGCCAACGCAATGGCCGTGTCGATGAAACCGGTTCCGGTGGCTCGCTGAATGCCCCCGACGTTGACGGCTCCGGTATCGCCCATGATTTGTACGGCCAGCGCAACATAGTCCGGCGGAAGGACCGAATGGGCGTCGCATCTCACGATGATCTCCCCGCTTGCCACCCGGATGGCACAGTTGAGGCCGGCGGGGGTGCTGGTCGCGACGTTGTCGACCACCCGGATCCGACCGTCGGCGAACCCCTCAATTGTCAGGCGGGTTTCATCCGTGCTCATCCCGTCGGCAACGATGACCTCGGTGATCCCTGGATAGGTCTGGTCCAGGATTGATTGGACCGCCGCGCGAATGGCGTCTGGTTCGTTGCGAACCGGGATGATCACGGAGACGGTTGGCTGCATGGGGCCATTATGGCCGGACGCCCTTGATGGTTCGTCAACTACTGGAACTAACCCCGACCGAACCGACCAGTGGTCGTCCTATCATCTGGGCCATGCCTACCGACTTGATGCTCGCTCCTGGATTGATCCTCGCGATGTGGGCGGGCGGGATGGCGCTCGGCGTTGCCGTGGTGGCCCGTTGGAAGATCGTCGGGGCCGGATTCTTCTGGGTGGCTGGTGGAACGGTTCTTCTGGTCGGCGCCTGGACGGCACCCGAGGGGGGACCGGGGGCATGGTTGGGTGTTGCCGGAACGTTGACCGGTCTGATTCTCGCTCGCCGCCCATCGGCGGCCATGGCCGCATTCGGGTTGGCCGGAGTCGGATTCGTCGCAGAGGCCGCTACCTACGGCAACCTTCTCCTCGCGATCTCAGGAGCGGTCGCTTTGGGCGGCGTAACAGATGAGATGTTGCTGGGGCACTGGTATCTGGTAGATCCGAAACTGCCGAGGTGGGCACTGAAACGCCTCGATTTTGCGGCGGGGGTAGCGCTGGTGGCTGACGCCGCTCTGCTTTTGTTGGCCGGTGCAACAGTCGGCACGGTGGTCGGGTGGGCGTTCCTCGTTTTGGCGGCCCTGAGTGCCCTGCTCATGTTGGGTGTCTGGTTCTCGCTGAAGGAGCCTTCCTACGCCGGAGTCATGGCGGCTACCGGGTTGTCGTACCTGGCCGTACTGACCGCTCTGGGGGCTACGGTTGCCGGCCGGTCGCTCATCGGCGATGCGGCCAATCAATTAGCGGCGAGTATTCTCGTCCGGTGAAGGTTTATACGCGCACGGGCGACGACGGGACGACCGGCCTCTTTTATGGAGGCCGGGTATCGAAAGCCGGTCTTGGACCCGATGCCTACGGCACGGTTGACGAAGCGGTTTCGGCGTTGGGATTGGCCAGGGCGTTTGCCGAAGGAGACCTCAACGACGAGATTTTGTCGCTTCAGAGGCAGCTGTTCGTGGTTGCCGCCGAACTGGCGACCGACCCGCAAAATCGCCACAAACTCGTTCCGGGGGTAAGCCTTTGCACGGAGCAAATGATTGTGGACCTGGAGGCTGCCCTTGATCGAGTTATCGCCGAGGTCGGCGCGCCAGAAGGCTTTATGGTCCCGGGAGAAGCTCCATTGTCCGCTCACCTCGACCTGGCCCGATCGATAGTCCGGCGAGCCGAGCGGCGATGTGTCGCCTATGCGGACGCCGGTCAACTTGAAGGATCACTTGTTGTTCCGTTCCTCAATCGGCTTGCGGACTATGTATTCATGCTCGTGAGAGCTAGCGAGTCGAGTTGGCAGCCATCAAAACAGGAGAAAACGTGACCACGACGATCGGTTCGACGGCCCAACCCGGGGTAGCTCACGCCATCGGGGTTCACGAAGGTCGGGAAACATCCACCGACCAGGATCTATTTGACGGGCTCGCCCTCAGCCAGTTGGCGTTGCTTGATGCGTCGGGCTTCACGGGAAAGGTATCCCAGGTCGTGGCCGTCCCCGACGGCGACCAGCTTCTCTATTTGGTCGGGCTTGGGGAAGAACTGGACCGGGAACAACTCCGACAGGCGGCCGGTTGGTTGGCGCGGTCGGTTGGGCGGATCGAGGAAGTCACGACGAGTCTGCACTCGGTCGGACTCGACGGGGCGGTCCAAGCGGTCGTTGAAGGCTTTTTGCTGGGTCAGTATGAGTTCACCGAATACCACGCTTCGGATGTCGCCGGAACCGCTTCTCTGCTGCTTGTCGGTGACGTCGACGACACCGATGTCGAACGAGCCGCGTCGTTGGCCATGACAGTGACCTGGGCGCGAGATCTCGTCAATCGTCCCCCGCGCGACAAGTCACCCCAAGCGATCGTTGAAGCGTTCCAGGCGCTTGCGGAAGGCCTTCCAATTGATGTTACCGTTTGGGATGTCGCCGATCTGGAACGGGAACGGTGTGGAGGTCTGCTTGGCGTTAATGCCGGTTCGACCGCTCCCGCCCGGATGTTGATGGCCGAGTATTCGCCAGAAGGGGCCACACAGACCCTGGCAGTCGTCGGGAAGGGCATAGTGTTCGATTCGGGCGGTCTCAACCTCAAGTCGTTTGAATTCATGAAGACGATGAAATCTGACATGGCCGGGGCGGCTGCCACCATGGCGGGAATGGTGGCCATCGCCAGAGCGCAGATTCTCACCAGGGTGTTGGTCTACGTCCCCTTGACCGAGAATATGCCGGGGGGAGCGGCCAACCGGCCAGGTGACGTGCTCACTGCTCGCAACGGCAAGACGATGGAAGTTTTGAATACGGACGCCGAAGGCCGGTTGGTGCTTGCAGATGGATTGTCGCTCGCCGCCGAAGGCAACCCGGATCTTCTAGTCGACATCGCCACCCTGACCGGTGCGTCGCACGTCGCCTTGGGTCACAAGTACGCCGGATTGTGGGCCAGCTCGGACGCCGCAGGTTCTCTCGTCGAGGCGGCCGCATTGCGGGCAGGTGAACGCGTCTGGCGAATGCCGCTGCCGCTCGATTATCGCAAGGCCATCGATTCGGACGTCGCTGACATGAAGAACACCGGTGAGCGCCATGGCGGAGCAATCCACGCGGCCTTGTTCCTCAAAGAGTTTGCCGGCGACGGTCCGTGGGTTCATCTGGACATTGCCGGGCCGGCGTGGGGATATGATAAGTCTGGCTACCAGTCGGTCGGGGGCACCGGGTTCGGGGTCAGTACGCTGGTCGAAGTCGCCAGCCTCATGGAAGAATCCTGAGCGGATCGGCCAATCGTAAGTAGGATGATCAACTATGCGTAGGAGATTTCTTCTCTCCACGGCCGCAGCCGACCTGGCCGCGCTTGTTGTCGCCCTGATCGCCGGCTCATACCTGACTTTCCGAGTGGCGCCGTGGCAAGTACAGCTAAGCGGAGGACGTTCGATCACGCCCCTGGCGGGGTATTTCCTGGTCGGTGCACTTCTCGGCTCTATTGCGTCGGCCAGAATGTGGGCCGGTGCGGCGCCCCGACCGACCTATGGCCGGGGTGTGGCGATAGTTATTTTTGGCGTTGCGTTCACAGCTTTGGCAGTGATCGGAAGCGCCTCCTATCTGTCGCGTACCTTCTTCGCTACGACCGCCGTCGTATGGCTGATCGGCGCCATCGCTCAGAGGGCCATTCGCCGGCGTCGGCCATGGACAGAGTCGATGCTGGTCATAACCCATGAGAAGGGTCTCCTCGACGATCTCAGAGGCGCCCAACACACTGATGTGCAACAAGTCCTCGACCCTGGCTCGACCGGGGAATTAGAGCCGCCAGCCTCGGGGGTAACCGTCGTGGTCGACCTGCGGGCGTTGTTGTCGGACCGGATGGCACAGTTTGTGTCGTCAGCTGCTCTGGCGGGGATTCCGGTGCGGGCCTTGAGTACCGTCTATGAAGAGCACACCGGGCGGATGCCGATCGTGCATCTGGCCGAAGGCTGGGAGCTATCGACTCCCGTTACCAAGACCGCCCCATATATTGGCGGTAAATTCTTTATGGACTGGCTCGTCGTCATGTTGGCGATCCCGCTGGCCGTTCCGCTTGGATTGCTCATTGCCCTAAGCATCAGGCTGGACTCTCCAGGGCCGGTCATCTTTCGCCAGGTCCGGACCGGGCGGTACGGGTCCCCGTTCACGCTCTACAAATTCCGAACCATGGTGCTGGACGCCGAGGCGAACGGGCCTCAATTCGCCTCCCAGGCAGATCCTCGCCTGACCCGGGTAGGTGGCTTTCTTCGGCGCTTTCGGGTCGACGAGCTGCCTCAGCTGTTCAACGTCTTGAAAGGCGAGCTAGCTCTCGTTGGCCCCCGACCTGAACAGGTTCCGTTCACCGATCGGTACTCTCGTGAGATTCCGTTCTATGAACAGCGGCACCTGGTACGGCCCGGGGTGACCGGGTGGGCTCAGGTCAACTATGGGTATGCGGACGATCAGGCGGAGGCGGTCGACAAGTTGACGTACGATCTGTATTACGTCAAGCACATGTCGCCGTGGCTTGATCTCCACGTGTTGGGCAGGAGCATTTGGACCGTCTTGTCGGGCTTCGGGGCTCGCTGACCGATCGGCTGATGAGCCGCCTTTCTTGATCCGGTGTCCTGAAACCGGGACGGGCTAGTGGACCAGGCAGGTTTCGTCGTAGTCCACAATCGCAGGTGGTTCGGATCCGCACGACTGGCAGTCCGGGTCTTTGGCGATTCGCAGCTGAAACGTCTCCTGGGTTAAGGCATCGTACGTGAGTAGGCGGCCCCGCAGTGGGGTGCCGATTCCGAGTATCAGCTTGATCGCCTCCGTGGCCTGGAGACAGCCGATCACTCCCGGGAGGACTCCGAGAACTCCAGCCTCCTGGCAGTTGGGGGCGAGTTCGGGTGGGGGAGGGTTCGAAAAGAGACACCGATAACAGGGGCCGTCTTGCGGGTCGAAAACCGCCACTTGCCCCTCGAACCGGAAAATGGATCCGTGAACCACCGGAATCCCGAGATGTTGTGACACATCGTTGATGAGGTATCGGGTCGGGAAGTTGTCGGCTCCGTCGATGATGATGTCGAACCCGCTGAGCAACTCGACCGCATTGGCAGCGACGATGTTGACTCGATGGGCTTCGACGGTCACATCCGGATTGAGATTGGTGATCGTCCGCTCGGCCGACTCGACCTTTGGTAGGTCGATGCGATCTGTTCCATGGAGTACCTGGCGTTGAAGGTTCGAAATGTCGACCCGGTCGGCATCAAAAATCCCGATGGTTCCTACCCCGGCGGCGGCAAGGTACAGAGCTACCGGTGATCCAAGGCCACCGGCCCCTACGATAGCGACCCGGGCGTCCAATAGTTTCTGTTGGCCGGTGAGGCCCACTTCGGGAAGGGCGATGTGGCGGCTGTATCGTGCGACGCTCTGGACGGAGAGGCTGGACGGGATCTCCCATGGGCGACCATCCGCTTGCCAGGCCATGAACCCTCCGGCGAGACTGCGGACGTTCGAAAAACCCATACTTTGAAGCGTCACCCCCGCCAGTAGTGATCGTTCGCCTACCGCGCAGAAGGTGACGATCGGGTTGGTGCGAGACAGGTGGGCGACTTCGGACTCGAGCAAGCCGCGGGGAATCTTTTCCGCCCCGACAATGCTCCCGAGGGCAACCTCATGAGGTTCCCGGACGTCGATCAGGATCACGTCCGGTTCGTCAAGATCGGTTGGTTTCACCTCTCCAACCGTCTCCCTGGCTGAGGCAAGCATTTCCTGGAAGTCCACGATGGCATGGTAGGTCGGGTTTCGAACTTTGGGAATCGTCTTCTCGCTGACGGCGGCTCGCGGTACGCGGTGGCTTGGCTCTAGAGTTGCCCCATGGTTGTGCCCGGACTTACCCCATCAATTGAGTTTGCGTTGCTTGCCGATGCCGTTCAGGCGATGAACGGCAAGTTATTCGTGTTGGGTGGAGGTTGGGATACCATCTGGGTGAGGTCGTTCCCGGCCAGACACCACACGATGGCGATTGGAACCCGGCTTCGTGTTCCCTGGTCATCGGAGTCCCAGACATTCGAACTGACCGTTCAGCTTGTCGATGAAGACGGGAAGCCGATCTTTGACACGATCCGGCACTCCTTGACGGTGGCGCCTCCGAAGGGCGTGCCTGACGGGTTCGAGCACGGGGTAGTCCGAGCGTTCACGTTCAACAACGTCCCATTCCACCAGCCGGGTGAATATTCTTTCGTCATGGCGATCGATGGTGCAGAAACCGGTCGGTTGCGGTTCTCGGTCCGGGAGCGTCGACCGGAGGTCG from Acidimicrobiia bacterium includes these protein-coding regions:
- the moeB gene encoding molybdopterin-synthase adenylyltransferase MoeB produces the protein MLASARETVGEVKPTDLDEPDVILIDVREPHEVALGSIVGAEKIPRGLLESEVAHLSRTNPIVTFCAVGERSLLAGVTLQSMGFSNVRSLAGGFMAWQADGRPWEIPSSLSVQSVARYSRHIALPEVGLTGQQKLLDARVAIVGAGGLGSPVALYLAAAGVGTIGIFDADRVDISNLQRQVLHGTDRIDLPKVESAERTITNLNPDVTVEAHRVNIVAANAVELLSGFDIIIDGADNFPTRYLINDVSQHLGIPVVHGSIFRFEGQVAVFDPQDGPCYRCLFSNPPPPELAPNCQEAGVLGVLPGVIGCLQATEAIKLILGIGTPLRGRLLTYDALTQETFQLRIAKDPDCQSCGSEPPAIVDYDETCLVH
- a CDS encoding glycosyltransferase, which gives rise to MDVAVLVDPETFLAGILASRRTRVVFDIHENIPAQILTKRLPFKKLVARLAQVVINAAERAGRITLAEPGYCDLFSADHPVFENYPRWESLPDPGDSDGSVVYIGDITEQRGALDLAEATGAAGLNLVMVGRCSPDLAVAIEESVISAGGTVEMTGRLPWRAAMQRLATAAVAVSPLRNTPNYRNSLPTKVLEYLGMGVPVVATDLPGTAQVLRGRPGVWLVPASDVVALRNAILDANNEVSRDAARAAVEIIRSEYEWPTERVRRFYSGVAGLPGMDPDR
- a CDS encoding exopolysaccharide biosynthesis polyprenyl glycosylphosphotransferase, with the translated sequence MRRRFLLSTAAADLAALVVALIAGSYLTFRVAPWQVQLSGGRSITPLAGYFLVGALLGSIASARMWAGAAPRPTYGRGVAIVIFGVAFTALAVIGSASYLSRTFFATTAVVWLIGAIAQRAIRRRRPWTESMLVITHEKGLLDDLRGAQHTDVQQVLDPGSTGELEPPASGVTVVVDLRALLSDRMAQFVSSAALAGIPVRALSTVYEEHTGRMPIVHLAEGWELSTPVTKTAPYIGGKFFMDWLVVMLAIPLAVPLGLLIALSIRLDSPGPVIFRQVRTGRYGSPFTLYKFRTMVLDAEANGPQFASQADPRLTRVGGFLRRFRVDELPQLFNVLKGELALVGPRPEQVPFTDRYSREIPFYEQRHLVRPGVTGWAQVNYGYADDQAEAVDKLTYDLYYVKHMSPWLDLHVLGRSIWTVLSGFGAR
- a CDS encoding glycosyltransferase family 2 protein produces the protein MQPTVSVIIPVRNEPDAIRAAVQSILDQTYPGITEVIVADGMSTDETRLTIEGFADGRIRVVDNVATSTPAGLNCAIRVASGEIIVRCDAHSVLPPDYVALAVQIMGDTGAVNVGGIQRATGTGFIDTAIALAMSNRLGVGDANFHYGGEAGPTDTVYLGVFDKEAVESVGLFDESLIRNQDYELNIRLRQAGGIVYFDPRLAVEYRPRSSLTSLASQYFQYGSWKRVVHRRHPDSIRVRQLAAPVLVLALAASGGLAFTSWWRLAVVIPLIYLLALASATIVTAIKTRRSAALLMPAAIATMHLSWGFGYLSGSIPGRPATPE
- a CDS encoding cob(I)yrinic acid a,c-diamide adenosyltransferase — its product is MKVYTRTGDDGTTGLFYGGRVSKAGLGPDAYGTVDEAVSALGLARAFAEGDLNDEILSLQRQLFVVAAELATDPQNRHKLVPGVSLCTEQMIVDLEAALDRVIAEVGAPEGFMVPGEAPLSAHLDLARSIVRRAERRCVAYADAGQLEGSLVVPFLNRLADYVFMLVRASESSWQPSKQEKT
- a CDS encoding leucyl aminopeptidase, whose product is MTTTIGSTAQPGVAHAIGVHEGRETSTDQDLFDGLALSQLALLDASGFTGKVSQVVAVPDGDQLLYLVGLGEELDREQLRQAAGWLARSVGRIEEVTTSLHSVGLDGAVQAVVEGFLLGQYEFTEYHASDVAGTASLLLVGDVDDTDVERAASLAMTVTWARDLVNRPPRDKSPQAIVEAFQALAEGLPIDVTVWDVADLERERCGGLLGVNAGSTAPARMLMAEYSPEGATQTLAVVGKGIVFDSGGLNLKSFEFMKTMKSDMAGAAATMAGMVAIARAQILTRVLVYVPLTENMPGGAANRPGDVLTARNGKTMEVLNTDAEGRLVLADGLSLAAEGNPDLLVDIATLTGASHVALGHKYAGLWASSDAAGSLVEAAALRAGERVWRMPLPLDYRKAIDSDVADMKNTGERHGGAIHAALFLKEFAGDGPWVHLDIAGPAWGYDKSGYQSVGGTGFGVSTLVEVASLMEES